Part of the Xiphophorus maculatus strain JP 163 A chromosome 3, X_maculatus-5.0-male, whole genome shotgun sequence genome, TTGCTGACTTCCTGTGCCAGATGTGAtcaggaaaacaggaagtctcCCGGGGACGAGCGTTTCTCAGACCGGCAGCAGGATCGCAGCTCGACTCTCCTCGTCGCCTGAAGTCCTTCATGGAGCTCAGAGCAGCGCCGTCCAGCTGACCCAGCTCGGCACAGGACAGACTCTCTATAGACTCGGTAGACCACTGAACCTCCACCTGCAGCTGGACGTCATGTCAGTTTCAGGGTTTGATGCTCTTGTCTTCCAACAGAGGTCGACTCGACAGAACCTCTGAGCTCCTTAAAGTTTGTGAGTGAGACGGCGTTCCTCGCCAGCTGCTGTGACGGCACCGTTTACCTCGCAGACACTCGGACGTCCGCTCCACCTCAGGCTTCACCTCCACCGGGGGAATGCACCCTCTGGTGGACAGATGCCTCTGCAGGGCCGCAGTGTAGGGTCATCAGGCTCTCCTCCTCGGGTCAGGCCGTCGTTTCAGACCTCAGGAATATGGGAGGAGCCGTGTGTCGGGCTCAGCTGGACGTCCAGACGTCGCCAAGGAAACCGGAGGATGTCACAGTGGCGTGGGCTCCAGCCTTGGACGGCTGCTTCTCAGTGTCAGGTTGGTTAATGCACACACTGTAAAAGCTATTATTTACCAGCTGAATCAGAAAGTTCtgagtaaaaatacagtaaatttcTGCTAATTTTGGCCAAAATTGTTCAATTTTTATGTATTCTCAGACGCTAGCTTTAGTTTTTCCCAGCTTCCTGAGAGGGAGAAAATACTTTCCTACAAAAGACTaaacactttaattttaatctaatgttgcgtaagcatttttatttttacctctttgttattttaacacatttggTCGCCTTGAAAAGCAGTTTCAATAACCTGAGATGGATCATTTATTCACTGAAATTGGTTGAAAAAACCTTCAGATGCAGGTGGCTGTGTAATCTAGTAGCATGTCTAATGTCACTGTgacataaaaagtcaaatttaatcTAGGGGAGAGAAAGTTAAATAAttattcatcatcatcatcaagctattttttcttttatcaggATGGATGAGGGGTTTTTTTCAGCACGCTGTGACATTTTACTGGTTTTAGAGCCTCCTTGAATACGATTCCTTTAACTTCTCAGTCCCTCCAGGAAGTTGCAATCATATTATTAAAGCAatctttcatacattttctcCAGTCATCGCAACTTTTCCACAAGTCTGACCAATCATCTTAATGTTTTCTGGACTCCCTTCTTTTCTGACTCATCACTCCAACTCAGTGGATTTTTGACCAATCGCCTCCCTTTCATTTAACTTCATCTTTCACGTTTTTTGAAAGGTGAACCTGCATACAAGCAAAAACCATTTTTATATGTTCTATGTATTCAGTTGATGTTAACTTGAATTACCAATATGGAATTCTTCTTTTGCATTTCGACAACTCACGATTTTGTCTTTAATAACGGTGTTATTTCAAGATGGCgcttgaaaatgttatttgcactttaaatattaactatGACAATACCTCTTTTGGGAATCTTATGTGCAGCAACTTTAACTTTTTGGAAGACTGCCAtggcaaaaataacatttaggggggaaaaaatcgcAACCCTTCGCCACGCAATCACGAAAAAGTTTAATTGAATCTGTTTGAGTGTCCCTCATCACTTAAATTACACTAAGCCTCCAGAACATTTCATTGGGGCAGAACCAGATTGGGTCTGATCTGAGgttctccctctcctctccagGACTCAGTGGACTCGTTCAGATTTACGACACCGCTGGATGGAGGGCGGAGCCGCAGGACGCCTCGCCGCTGTTCCAGCACGCCGGCCATTCGGTTTCCTCGCAGCACGGCGATGGCTCCGCCCCCATCTTCATCACCACCCACGTCTGGCATCCCGAGCGGCCGAGGACGCTGCTGTCTGCAGCTTCAGACGGATCCGTCCACGTTTGGGACTGGGTGGATCCACAAACAAACTGACCTTCCAGGAAGTACAGATCCCTGATGTGAAGAAATGTCATTCAGATCTGAGATGAGGAATGAATGCTGGGTTAATTTTTGATGCAGAACACACTGTGGATTTCAGTCCAACCTATTTCCTCTGTGTGATGAGATGAGTtcatattaatggaaaatgcGATCAGCACTGCTTTTGTAAATTAAAGATAGATTGAAAAGACAGCTGTTTGTGGTAACTCATTTAAATCCAGACTGAGGTATGATGGGATATGtttattctgctgcttttatttcccTGATGAAATGTTTCCACCCACAGAGGTTTAGATTCGCTTTCAGAAAGCACTCTGCATTATTTCGGTACATATTTTAGACTAGATCATCATCTCCCAGATCTTCCACCCCaaatctcattaaaaacacatttatctacCAAATTAAGTCAATTTATGCaattaaaagtcattttattcTTGATGAATGAGGCTTCCAGCTACTTTTTAACTTCACAGCATAACTACTCAGGATCTGGGCAGAACTCTTCTTGCACCAAACTTtccatgaatgtttttttaaatcgtTCTGTATGCTTTTGGACACGAGTTTCGCTTTTCAGTTGAACTGCTGGAATAAATGTTGGATGAGGAATTCAAGTCTGAAGAGGAATTTGAACTTTGCTTTGTGCTTTCTGATCATGTTTTCTGTCCTCACTCACCTCTGCAGGTCATAGTGAGGCCAATCAGATCAGACGCTGCAGACTGAGGAGCAGCACAATACCTGCAAATGTAGAactaaaacaatctgaaaaacaatgaacatgttttcaatgggttagtatttttttatagtttctgCTCTTATGTTCcattttaataacagaaacTGAACCACAGAAACCGCCTCATAGATTGAAAGCTTTAACTTCCAaaggagcaaaaagaaaaataatttgcaagCATTTTATAAAGATGTACTAAAATGAAGTAAAACGATTAAGATCACTAGAAGTAAAAATTATTCAGACTGATTTTCCTTTCGAGTAACGAACCTTAAAAGATCCAAATTCTGAAAGTAGAGAACAGGGTAGGAACCTGTTTTTGTCCACttcaataattttcttttgttgttttttttacaaataaggtCACAGAAATTTGATTGAGTCCTAGAATATCaatggttttaaatgttaatgaaTCCAAGACaaacaaatgtcaaattaaGGTTTCAGTTCAATTTATCCTTTTAGTGTCACCAGAGGGGtcactaaaatatttactttgactacatattttgtcattatttaaatTGTACTATTAAACAGTTGCAAACAATTTAGAAAAAccaattaaaggaaataaaaacaccttttttgtGCTTAGAAAAGTGATGACCCTGCAAATAAACCTTCACTTTTATTATAAGCTTATATTTCTGATTCTTATtaaagattcattttaaaaatggtttgtgtttgtctacCTCATTAAAATACCCAAAAGTCTGGGATCAATATATTAGATGCAATACATATATGAttatttaatgtcagaatttgggtgaaaattttttaaataaaaaattctgcaCTATATTTTATAGAaggtaaatgaaaaatgtaaaaatacttcCATGTAAAGTTAGcctgcttttaattaatttttaattattggcCCATTCATTGAATGCATCCAAGGCCATCtctttcaaatatattttccttttcatggTTTACTGAATAGTGTTGGGATTAAATAAGCAGAATATTATCTTAGCGTTTTCATTTGCCTTCTTATACTTTCTGCAAAGCCCAATGTTTACCATATTTACCTGTTGGCTGGAATTTAGTCTCGTGGTAAAATCTGTTTATGAAGTTTATGTGTGAATTTTGACTCATCAGTGGAAATCAgatatttcagcaacatattTATTGTGTTGAATTAAAAAGGGTAAATTCTGCCTCTACAGCTATTGGAGATGAAACAGTGGAACAGTGACAACATTGTATTGTACTGTACATTAATATAACAAATAATTACATAGagtgaaaataaactaaaagctaAGTGTTTAcaatctatttctttttttataatgcaggacttttatttaaaaaattcaagaaGATACTTTAAATTTAACGgcaaacatcaataaaaaaagattcagAAGAAAGGCTGCTTTTAGTTCCCTCTGTGTCGACACCACCACTGATTTAAAGATGCCAAACTTTTCAAAGCTGCTTCTGAGACACTTTCTATGCTGACAGAAACTCCCACAGACTCGTATAGTAAAAACAATACCGACCGACCGCACAGTCACAGCCAGGAGAAATAGAAAACAAGCTGGACATCCGCAGACCCTTCACACTCTAACAGGCTGCAACAAGACAAACGTACGTTTCCACCGCTTTGCTGCCCACATCTCTGGGGGAACTTAATTTCATACTTTACTGCCTCCTTTTCTCAACCTCGTGTGTCTTCAGACTCACCTCCAGCTCTAATGTTGCCACATAATGACAACAGCTCCACTCGGGAGCAAACTCCTGCACCTCGGTGACTTTTACCGCCCACCAGAGCTGAGCACAATTCAttcaggtaaaacaaaaaaaagaacttccTCTGGTCCTACAAactgatgacattttaaactcaAAGAATCAGAAACTTGCCAAATCACAGCTTTTATTAACCTTTAGCTTCTTCTTAAATCAgtttaggtttttttccccacactaAACCTTTTGAACTGATTTCTAAGTAATTGTAGGTACAATGCCTTGCTCTAGGACAAATTGAGCTGCTGAGCACTGAACCCCTGACCTTCCCACTGGAAAAAGCCCTCTTTACTAAGCGTCAGCGCTAACTGTGTCTGGGTAGTATTAAAACTGACCCCTGTGTGACCTCTTATTTGCCTCTAAATGCATGactcatttttaaaaccaagtgCTAGAGGCGTGAATGAGTGAAAATGTGCAAACTCACAGCATGCCTGGTGCTCTGGTAACACAACCCGACCTGGTAACACAAATCACTGTAAAAGAGACCAACTCATTTTCCacttaaaatattgtttcatttgctgcgtttccattacaaatgtgcgcaaaactttgtcaatattctgctaatgtagaaaaaacacaatttcacactTACGGAGTTTCCATTGtataagaaatgaaataaaaatcacatgtaaACAAGCTTGTTCACACaggaagtcattaaaaattatagCAGTGACAGATCTAAACATAGTTCTTCCTTTACAGAAGAACTATGGAAATAACAATTTAGAATGAGACACAACATTTTATGAACTGTGAGGAAGTCCCATGCTCAAAcgtctggtggagccagctgcacactgtccaaaaaaccccccaacatcttacttcctgttgtcttctttgtcgttttcaccagtagtaacatccggctgctGATCGCATGACTCCTGTGATACGCAAAAAGAAAATTCCATTGCAGTTTAGCGAAATACACCTATTTGATATGACCAGAAAATCCATTCATTCAagtgcaaatactttttatcaaaaaaattgGAAGTTACATAAACCTTCCACCatcagaaaacaattaaaaagtcacaaaatcTCTGGTAAAAGCTTTACTGCAGTGTTTTGAAGGGAGAAGTGAGCGGACAGCAGAGACTATAATTACACTGACTGACGGAACCGCGCCACTGAACTCTCCTGTGGCCCGACGATGAGACGGCTATTACAAACAGATCTTCGCTAAACAGTCATAATGACTCAGCTCACTTCTCTGAACTGTGAGGCGTCCAGATCGACGCTCTGCAGCTCCACGATGTCTGTCTGTGAACACAGGATTGAATGGAAATGTGCCTTCATTCAGGAGGACACTTACGGCTTCCTAAGTGACTGATAACTGCAAATTTACACAAACAAggaatcagtttttctttttactatatTTATGCAAATCGCATCACTttccaacattttctaaatcagtttAGCAATTTAGAAGAAGGtgtcagtgtgtttttattcaaataaaaactggagattagctgttttcatttagaaaagCTATTGCAAGCACtacttaaaagtttttttctcatatGAACAAACTATATTATTTggttatttgaaaagaaaaattgtaatgATGAGACACGGCTTAGTGGTTGGGTTTAGATGACAGTAAATAGTTTGGTTAAAtggacaatatatatatatatatatatatttttaccatgtgttgagctgcaaaaaaaaaatcttttaattaaaatattaacactACTGTCACAAATGTCGACAAAAGACTGGGTCATTCACCATTGTTGGTTCTAGGTGAAGAGTAGTGACCTCAAAACAAAGTACCTGAAAAAACTGAATACTTAATGAACCAATTATCAGAACATTTCTCACTTTAGAtcaaaacaaggacattttttattcaaacaccTGAAAGGACAGATTTAATGAGATATTATTctgattgtaaaaaaataacatttcaacaacaataataataaatgaggaGCTGGTGCAGAAGGTCAGATGATATTTCTTCATCTTTCATTTTGCATGAAAAGCTGTCCCTGTTGGTCATTTACCACACATGTTAATGCTGCAATATTAAGCTCTCCACAAACCAACCATGTTTATAACATGACATTTCAAGCACCACACAGaaagacagagatttaaagaggagcagcagaagcaAATGAGGTTAATTAGCAGTTCTTAccaacaactgatggtgtcatccaggacaaATATCATCTCTGCTGTTTGGAAACAAATCTGTTAGCATGTTATTATGGCCAATGAACGGTCATAAAACGAGTTTTCAATCAGAAGCCTCCTCAGATTCTTTGGAAAGCTGACTGCAACACAGATCCTTCTTGGCTACAAGACGACTCACTGAAGATTCTTGGATGATGTGAGTTACAGCATTTATCTTCCCATCAggataaatacaatatttttgaattgaattgaataataaataaaaagtcactcGATTCCCAGCATGACGGCTGTGCTACTATAGcacactaaaatgtttttacattttaaaatattaaagaaagaaacacagctaaatttgttttgtatttcttgttAGCTTAGATTATGATCGCAAATCCAATTCCTGAGTGTTTCCAAATCATGCAGAGCAATGTGtatgaaattaatttacaatTGAGCAAAGTTTTGctgaacacaaaacattttaacaagaaTGGCTTTAGGGACAAATCAGCTAAATTACTGTAAAGTGCATGAAAGCCCAAACAGACCTGATGGAGACCAAAGTTACAATGTGATGGACAGCCAAATAAACTAGAaggacaaaatattttgttcctcaagaaaaaaaagcctgagCCACTCTGCCTTCAAGGCTACAGAAAGtacctaaacacacacacacacgcccacaccccTCTcccccatgcacacacacacacacacacgcacacacacacgcacacacacacacgcacacacacacacacacacacacacacacacccacacacacacacacacacacacacacacacacacacacacacacacacacacacacacacacacacacacacaggcaaagGTTTGAGCCAGAATGTGTCCAGCCTGGCGCTGAATGAGCTCCTGATTGGGCTCCATTATGACGAGTGTGGAGCAGATAGTTCTGCTCCACGGGTAATAATAACCGGTCCCCAAACAGCTTTGACATAAATAGTAATTTCAGTTTTGCACCATGGAAACGTCTCATTGTTCACCGATCCGGCTTGCAGGGATTCGCTTTCCTTCACAGGAACTAAATCTTTTGGATATCCGGGTTCCTGGAAAAGTTTCAGATCCCTTCACAGATGTTGTTCAGGTCTGGAGAATCGTTTAAAACACTTTGGGACCTTCATGTGCTTCCTTAGCCACTcctttgttgctttgtttgggCCAATACTAACAGGACTCATCCTTAGTTTCTTGGGCACATAACCAGTTctctaattattttataaaatatattttattgttgcatGCAGCCAAAATAACTGGGCtcattttggttcattttttgttagcaaatgttaaaaatctgttGAGGCATGTTGCACCGTAGCCCTCTGAATGAACATAACTAAATTAAACTTCGCAAGAGGTTGAACTGAAattgttattaaataaaaacacaagtttttattttttgaagtttATAGTTTTGGTTCTTCagtgaaattaaaagttttacagtttattttttttcacagggTTTCAGAAAGTCACAGCTGATGAAACCCAACAAATGGTTGAGTGTGAATAAAGTAGAactagtttggagctaaatactCCAAACTAttctgaactaaatatttagttcagagACAAATATTTGCCTTGTTAGCCAAATACTTAGCTAACAAGGCTTATCATTTAGCTCTATATCATAtatatagcttggtcactaaaTCTTAAgcgtaaataaatatttagcttaatgctaaatgtagtttgtaaactaaatatttattgtttagcCTGACAGGGCTCCATGGGTTAAAGCCTGGCCACCAGGCGCTTGCCAACATGCCCctcctccaggcctggctccagagtggggccccgttGACCCGCATACGGGAGAGGGAACACTGTTTCCATTGGTGGTCTTCATCATAAGGGGTATTTGGGCTGCACTTGGTCTGGTTCCTCACCTTGGACCTCTCTGCATTGGGTGACCTTACCAGAGGCATGAAGCCCCTGACAGCAGAGCTCCgaggatcactgggacactcaaacctCTCCACCAcaataaggtggcagcccatggaagggatgtgtatatgtgtgcatgttggggtgggtgtgtgtgtgcatttatgtatgtgtgtatgtatatgtatgtaacatatttattatttaagaatGAGAGAAAACGAGAGAGAGCAAGAAagagttgtatttttttcattttttttcaacatgagGAAACGAGCACAATGTGGTGGCAggtatatttttagttttttattctctagtggcctttattaaaCAGTAATTGATCAGGAGAtttggaggagagagaagggacTGACATGCAGCAGATTACCCAAGACTTGGAATTAAACCCGGGATAACTGTGTTGAGGTCTACAGCCTCTGTAGATGTTGAGCATCCTGTCGTTCTTCTCTTTTATACCAGTAGACTACACATTAGCTCAACAACACATAGGTTTCTATTTATAGCTATGTATTCATTTAAGAATCGATTTTCCTCACCAACAGTAATAATTTCTGATTATCTTCTCTGTTTCATGGTTTGTGCTtcgtttttactttttctactcagtttttcatgttaaattgcactttttttgttaagtttgttatACTatattgaatacatttttctaaataaagactaacagaaagatcacacagttcctttcatttttgataaagcctgtttttttcttataacaaacaaaccagatagaTCAAGTTTGGGCTTCTTCGGGGTCCAgagtattaaattatgattacaatTATCATCTAATATTATGTACAGATGTAATTCTAGCCTTAATTTAACACCCAGGGACCCTGAAGAAGTCCAAACttgttaaatcagcttttttatgtttggtataaaaaaacaaacaaacacaggatttatcaaagaaacaaaaagatgaaaggACTGAACTTATGTAGTGCCTTGCtaatcattttgaccactcaaagcacttcacactacagtcacattcacccatttaCACCGATATGCAGATCGGTAAGCAACAAAAGTGCCTTGCCCAAGGGGACCtcaacatgtggcaggaggaactcgaacttacaaccttctgatcacaaaacataaaatgtgagtAGAGAAGGTGAAATaaaggacaaaccataaaactacaaaaacagagagaaattaaacagaaatcatttctaTTACAAGAagaattttaattcttaaattaaTCGGTTGCTATAAATATTGAGCTATGTGTTGTTGTGGCACTGTGCCATCTGCCACTAAAAAAGTGAAGGGAAAAGGGCTAAAGTAGAGGAAGCAGCCATCGTTGGGTAAGGAATAGTCTTAGATTTAGTGCTGATACCTCAAGACTTTTAGgtgatttttaaagcaattcTTGCAGTTTCTTGAACACTTTTGGGGGGCAATTTACATTGACCAATTGACCTAacctacatgttttaggagatgtggggggaaacCAGAGCacctggagaaaacccacgcaagcacggggagaacatgcaaactccacacagcaAAGATCTGACACATCCTCCCTGTGAAGCTGCAGTGCTAACCACTGCATCACCGTGCTGCCcgctttttttctatttcaaattcATCTTAgcgtttgattgtttttttaattgggtTAGGAAGGGATCTTTGTTCTAGTTGgttaatggggggaaaaaacttgcctttttaaattttgtcatgaCGAAACGTCGCATGGCATGATAGTTAATGTGAGACGTTCTTGATTTTCGTTCactcttttccttcttttttctgtttcttcaaaCACAGAATGTTTCGTAATCTTTTCCAAATTGAAAACTTTGGCTTTTTCCTTTTAACATCCTGCATGGATTTAGGATCTGGGTTGTCCACATTCTCCTGGATGGTTTCTACAGCGAACTCCGTCTTTGCTGTGGATTCCAAATCCGTGGAACAACCTGATGAGGTTTCTTCTGAGAAATCCTCCTCAGAAGAAACCTCTTGATGTGAAACTTCAACCTGGTCAGGTTGGCTCTCTGaatctttctccttctcttgaAAATCTGTAAACTCTTGTGATAATTTTTGTTGGAGATCTTCCTTCTCATCTCTCAGAGAGTTGGCAAGCTGGAGATCCTCATCTTCACTTTCCAATTTAATATGTCTCTCACAATTTACTTGCTgatatttttctgcttgttgtgTTAGTGCAGCAACATCCGTTTCATATCTATAATTCAGCTCCTGGTACAAACCTTTAATCTTGTCTAACTCAGTCTGCgcatccttttctttttcttgcaggatttttatatcttttgctgtgttttcctgGAGGTCAGCATTCATGGCTTTTATGTTGTGGAGAAGAGCCAAGTCTTCCAAGTGAgcttttttctcctcagttATTTGCATCTGAAGATTTTCCACCTGCTGTTGAAGTGACGAATGGCTAGCTTCATACTGGCCtatattagattttaaatgttttgcgaGCCCGTTGAATTTCTGCTGCAGAGTCTGGAACTCTTCTGTCATAGTTTCATAGAGATGATCTTGCTCAGCTTTCAGTTTGTTGATTTCCTCAAGGTCTTTCTTCGCTCTCTCTGAACTGGCTTCTCTCTCCCGATCGATCTCTTTCTTGTATGTTTCTACTTGGGCTTTAAGTCCAGAAACATCTCTGT contains:
- the wdr73 gene encoding WD repeat-containing protein 73, coding for MMGETEAVEIDDILDDWFIESLKSYKDLHVYQLEHPTQIIEWTSGKTVCVAGYSSGKNEILELRLPLKLLADEKKGLCAERDFKVVHGGFSEGPVCCLRHIPGTRCAVTNDGLNSDLQLWDLGADDTDVIRKTGSLPGTSVSQTGSRIAARLSSSPEVLHGAQSSAVQLTQLGTGQTLYRLEVDSTEPLSSLKFVSETAFLASCCDGTVYLADTRTSAPPQASPPPGECTLWWTDASAGPQCRVIRLSSSGQAVVSDLRNMGGAVCRAQLDVQTSPRKPEDVTVAWAPALDGCFSVSGLSGLVQIYDTAGWRAEPQDASPLFQHAGHSVSSQHGDGSAPIFITTHVWHPERPRTLLSAASDGSVHVWDWVDPQTN